One segment of Anastrepha obliqua isolate idAnaObli1 chromosome 3, idAnaObli1_1.0, whole genome shotgun sequence DNA contains the following:
- the LOC129240403 gene encoding uncharacterized protein LOC129240403, whose protein sequence is MRCDDKKTIVRTLGQIIASKWEKTKVNPLLFVGVNMGLIDKKEERAFIIDCLKVYKSLPALWDSKSPEYRKKEKKNEAYEILVGKFREKYANVDRKDVTKKINTLRTNFRKELKRLSQEGRKDSNLWYFDQMKFLQDHMTTKKENFQILDDDNERINIEIIDESSSTTTEDNINIKRDEFVSLPDAANMTSTKPFGEYELKLAETWAMELQKMTPEQQIYAKKAINDIIYEGQLGNLHRDSVHIYAQ, encoded by the exons ATGCGCTGCGATGACAAAAAAACAATCGTTCGTACACTTGGTCAAATCATCGCGTCGAAGTGGGAAAAGACCAAGGTTAATCCTCTATTG tTTGTTGGAGTAAATATGGGCCTCATTGACAAAAAGGAGGAGCGCGCTTTTATTATCGATTGCCTTAAAGTATACAAGTCTCTGCCGGCACTGTGGGACTCGAAGTCGCCAGAATaccgcaaaaaagaaaaaaagaatgaGGCTTATGAAATTTTAGTTGGTAAATTTCGTGAGAAATATGCAAATGTTGATCGCAAAGAtgtaacaaagaaaataaatacgttgagAACAAATTTCCGCAAAGAGCTAAAGCGTCTGTCACAAGAAGGACGGAAGGactccaatttgtggtattttgatcaaatgaaatttttacaagACCATATGACTACAAAGAAGGAG AATTTTCAAATCCTGGATGATGATAATGAACGAATAAACATAGAAATTATTGATGAGAGCTCATCCACCACAACTGAGGATAACATTAACATAAAGCGGGATGAGTTCGTCTCTTTACCAGACGCTGCAAACATGACCAGTACGAAGCCATTCGGGGAATATGAACTTAAATTGGCTGAAACATGGGCTATGGAATTACAAAAAATGACACCCGAGCAACAAATTTACGCAAAGAAAGCCATAAACGATATAATTTATGAAGGGCAATTAGGGAACTTACATCGAGATAGTGTGCACATTTATGCACAATAA
- the LOC129240401 gene encoding serine/threonine-protein kinase PRP4 homolog has product MSSDENSYDSNESTEEKRFKHSLSSHKKAKKQKTHKKSTKSEKSHRKHKKSKKRHHKHSESSVSEDTGDKRRSGALNEKFTEIMHLHVSKDATPLISCNQTSNGGRFTITKSNVQTDPCSLVEEITKTIKNNILPTMEVASSGSESEVPIDVASPDVAIIEDELNLEELMKQKALLQARLGAYLSESDGEDSAYKVPIVNRSLHNETANTTEFDNRAEITHSAKKRSLSSSSSTSKNISKLSKKHISNEPDVILLDDSSGGHRTPEFKRKFSRTSFGVAQEERLPSPQKKSTAEHYHHHHRHQQQDAHYSRRQSSRDRHTNLKRSASRSRSQRRESETNTHRRRDDSHSCGRQRRGLHDQNRNKEDLRLEINRDKQRERENSRDRDRRAREDRIRQQERSGGGSFGNSRGRERERERDRDRRMRSHSRSKVESDRRRIERERQRTGKNDRDGWRGEERGRDREKDRYRDSLSEGQKAEVKDSSSEDEGNLDIDINEDEDEEEKIIEMRRKQREELLKKLGGKNESSPPSNSSHHRRERNASPVEENTQYTANSPNKPSKQPPDEIKREDFNDVDDDRKTKSSAKEKRPEWDMFADQDVDSNFDSPNAIVLNKTQNENPALTDNWDDAEGYYRVRIGEILDNRYVVSGYTGQGVFSNVVRARDQARGNANVAVKIIRNNEIMHKTGLRELEILKKLNDADPEDRFHCLRLFRHFFHKQHLCMVFEPLSMNLREVLKKYGKNVGLHIKAVRSYTQQLFLALKLLKKTGILHADIKPDNILVNENNLCLKLCDFGSASTINDNEITPYLISRFYRAPEIILGITYDYGIDMWSAGCTIYELYTGKILFSGKSNNQMLKFFMDLKGKIPNRIIRKGQFKDQHFDQSCSFLYHEIDKITEREKIVVMPVVKPTRNLQQELIADQNLPDDQHRKVTQLKDLLDNIFALDPSKRISLNQALTHPFIQEKM; this is encoded by the exons atgTCTAGCGATGAAAATAG CTATGACTCCAACGAGTCCACGGAGGAAAAACGTTTTAAACATTCTCTAAGCTCACATAAAAaggccaaaaaacaaaagacacataaaaaatcaaccaaaagtGAGAAATCTCATAGGAAGCATAAAAAGTCGAAGAAACGTCACCATAAACATAGTGAATCCTCTGTTTCGGAAGATACTGGTGATAAACGGCGCAGTGGGGCGCTAAATGAAAAGTTTACAGAAATAATGCATTTGCATGTCAGTAAAGATGCCACTCCATTGATCTCTTGCAACCAGACCTCAAATGGAGGTAGATTCACTATAACAAAATCCAATGTTCAAACAGATCCTTGTAGCTTGGTGGAGGAGATtactaaaactataaaaaataatattttgcctACTATGGAAGTTGCATCATCGGGCAGCGAAAGTGAAGT CCCCATTGATGTCGCTAGTCCAGATGTTGCTATCATAGAGGATGAGCTCAACCTCGAGGAATTGATGAAGCAAAAGGCTTTACTTCAGGCCCGATTAGGAGCTTATTTATCAGAATCTGATGGTGAAGATAGCGCTTATAAAGTACCAATTGTAAACCGCAGTCTTCATAACGAAACGGCAAACACAACTGAATTTGACAACAGAGCTGAAATCACCCACTCAGCTAAAAAGCGGTCGTTATCATCTTCTTCGTCAACCagtaaaaatattagtaaactAAGTAAAAAACATATATCAAATGAACCCGATGTTATATTATTGGATGATTCCAGCGGTGGGCACCGAACACCTGAATTTAAGCGCAAATTTTCGCGCACTTCTTTTGGTGTAGCACAAGAAGAGCGTCTACCGTCGCCACAGAAGAAGTCAACTGCTGAACATTACCACCACCATCATCGCCATCAACAACAGGATGCACACTACTCACGCAGACAAAGTTCGCGAGACAGACACACAAATCTTAAGCGTAGCGCCAGCCGTAGTCGGTCGCAACGTCGAGAGTCAGAGACCAACACTCATCGACGTCGAGACGATAGTCACAGCTGTGGCCGTCAACGGCGGGGCTTGCATGATCAAAACAGAAACAAAGAAGACCTTCGCCTGGAAATAAATCGTGATAAGCAACGGGAGCGAGAAAATAGTCGTGATCGTGACCGACGCGCTCGAGAGGATCGAATAAGGCAACAGGAACGCAGTGGTGGAGGCTCCTTTGGCAACTCTCGAGGACGGGAGCGTGAACGTGAACGTGACCGTGATCGTCGAATGAGATCTCATAGCCGAAGTAAAGTCGAGTCGGATCGGCGTCGGATAGAACGAGAACGTCAGCGTACTGGAAAAAACGATCGAGATGGTTGGCGAGGTGAGGAGCGTGGTCGTGATAGGGAAAAGGATCGTTATCGTGATTCGCTAAGTGAGGGGCAAAAAGCTGAAGTGAAAGATTCAAGCAGCGAGGATGAGGGTAATTTGGATATTGATATCAATGAGGACGAAgacgaagaagaaaaaattattgaaatgcgACGAAAACAGCGTGAGGAGTTATTGAAA AAACTAGGAGGGAAAAACGAATCCTCTCCTCCAAGTAATTCTTCACATCATCGAAGAGAACGAAACGCCTCCCCAGTTGAAGAGAACACTCAATACACCGCCAATTCACCAAATAAACCTTCAAAACAACCGCCAGATGAGATTAAGCGCGAGGATTTCAATGACGtagacgatgatagaaaaactaaaagtaGTGCTAAGGAAAAGCGACCCGAATGGGATATGTTTGCTGATCAAGATGTAGACTCGAATTTTGAT TCTCCTAATGCTATTGTGttgaataaaacgcaaaatgaaAACCCGGCATTGACAGACAACTGGGATGATGCTGAGGGCTATTATCGTGTCCGTATTGGGGAAATACTAGACAACCGTTACGTTGTGAGCGGTTATACTGGACAGGGTGTTTTCAGTAACGTAGTGAGAGCTCGTGATCAAGCACGTGGAAATGCAAATGTGGCAGTGAAAATTATCCGTAATAACGAAATAAT GCATAAAACGGGTCTGCGTGAATTGGAGATTCTTAAAAAGTTAAACGATGCCGATCCAGAAGATAGATTCCACTGCTTACGGCTTTTCcggcattttttccataaacag catCTTTGCATGGTGTTTGAACCATTATCGATGAACCTTCGCGAAGTTCTTaagaaatatggcaaaaatgtTGGTTTACATATCAAAGCAGTGCGTAGCTATACCCAGCAACTGTTTCTGGCCCTTAAGCTACTTAAAAAAACAGGAATACTTCATGCGGATATTAAGCCCGATAACATTCTTGtcaatgaaaataatttgtgtCTAAAACTTTGTGATTTCGGTTCGGCATCAACAATCAATGACAACGAGATAACGCCATATTTAATATCGCGTTTTTATCGGGCACCGGAAATAATATTGGGTATTACTTATGATTACGGAATTGACATGTGGTCTGCTGGGTGTACAATCTATGAACTATATACCGGCAAAATACTCTTCAGTGGAAAGAGTAACAACCAGATGTTGAAATTTTTCATGGACTTAAAAG GAAAAATACCAAATCGTATCATTCGCAAAGGTCAATTCAAGGACCAACACTTTGATCAGAGCTGCAGCTTCCTTTATCATGAAATAGATAAAATTACAGAGAGG GAGAAGATCGTGGTTATGCCTGTCGTAAAACCCACACGGAATCTGCAGCAGGAACTTATTGCTGATCAGAATTTACCAGATGACCAGCATCGTAAAGTAACCCAACTCAAGGATCTGTTGGATAATATCTTTGCACTTGATCCATCGAAAAGAATTTCTTTGAATCAAGCACTCACACATCCTTTTATTCAGGAAAAGATGTAA
- the LOC129241780 gene encoding transcription factor SPT20 homolog, which produces MAAVSANPISTSCQSIVSASGPSAGSLGTVVIGGATPGQRSTTHYVNGTGSLGRLKYHHKHKSLDASDEELDYSQLSQSTHIIGRVRSERFLASKPDEDRRRRTIIIEKKDDSYGFTLQSYGIHYKKDQEVEMITYVDYVEYDGPAYKAGMREGDVILSINGTDMEKADHKTIVDFIKSSDTRMRMVVLFEDCVRKVDLHMRYIHLQNLLHSKMNELERICLRERELLEGKWKTHSLPARKKATTSPTDAESGISPTDGETQNLPYYRPALSTEDVPSMARLQSQQAIIPPPAQFMLTYHYLDPTYRYVMKPSISNSSGEYIVGSTSGPDGIQRSPSEQHFILRHTESFDKATGMANLSHRSGLSQQRNGAGSQAPIPPPRTCEKHKQPNKQHSVDQQQYQQQQQQQQPYQLKSTSTTQKPHKSGKHCYGHSCNPCIGHFKWKSAEKAAATASAAVSGAGGAGVASGNGNNGNFDNVSLDAYDLASPCCDAHCVPTRRRTRHKEHTHKHKHRDRERDSKDRQQRPKSQTSHTSPGTTRHHMHHHHHHTTQDMLQQQQQQQQQQQQQQQLPHHHHHHLPPQQQQQQQQQTHGACDSHNGSIRSRYFDLTTGLMSHCSLHSCTSSEFPPADSTSYTTSLSTDTLYWDPNSEHTASRQHSTKSRQSYQPQTQQHAQQSQRPQHQQHSHHQQQPAAHVHGVYQQRYHITATQVQPSQIYPQASYVQKPKSWDNLTTKAVSGYGFGYGYLDTVTVKPTMKLQIAQQRHSIPRKNPYGRYSTYTDVENYAPPPSQFVEELITTTTTTKIMAKSTEELIAAPVQQTPCDCMTKQQQQALKAAQYQLNQAAKVSHHNSCQMGYYSHLPRPTQDAGTSTVQTTTTGASGDVATVSEVTRL; this is translated from the exons ATGGCCGCGGTCAGCGCCAATCCCATCAGCACAAGTTGCCAAAGCATCGTTTCGGCTAGCGGCCCGAGTGCAGGTAGTTTGGGTACGGTTGTCATTGGCGGCGCAACACCGGGCCAACGCTCGACAACACACTATGTCAATGGCACTGGAAGTTTGGGCCGTCTCAAGTACCATCACAAACATAAGAGTCTGGATGCAAGCGATGAGGAGCTCGATTATTCTCAG TTGTCCCAGTCTACACATATCATTGGACGAGTCAGGTCGGAACGTTTCCTCGCTTCGAAGCCCGATGAAGATCGTCGTAGGCGTACTATCATAATTGAAAAGAAGGACGACTCGTACGGTTTCACACTGCAGAGTTATGGTATACACTATAAAAAAGATCAGGAAGTTGAGATGATCACCTACGTCGATTACGTGGAATATGATGGGCCGGCATATAAAGCAGGCATGCGTGAAGGCGATGTTATACTCTCCATTAATGGCACTGACATGGAAAAAGCTGATCATAAGACAATTGTGGATTTTATAAAAAGCTCTGATACGCGCATGCGTATGGTGGTACTTTTTGAAGATTGTGTGCGAAAG GTCGACCTTCATATGCGCTACATACATTTGCAAAACCTTCTACATAGCAAAATGAATGAATTGGAACGTATTTGCCTTCGTGAACGCGAACTACTTGAGGGCAAATGGAAGACACATAGTTTGCCCGCACGCAAAAAAGCCACCACATCACCCACGGACGCTGAAAGCGGCATTTCGCCTACAGATGGAGAAACGCAAAATTTGCCATACTATCGACCGGCACTTTCCACCGAAGATGTTCCTAGCATGGCCAGGCTTCAGTCGCAACAAGCTATTATACCGCCGCCTGCACAATTTATGCTTACCTACCATTATTTAGATCCGACTTATCGCTATGTAATGAAGCCATCTATTTCCAATAGCAGCGGGGAGTATATTGTTGGCTCTACGAGTGGCCCTGACGGCATACAACGTAGCCCAAGTGAGCAACATTTTATTTTGCGGCACACAGAATCGTTTGATAAGGCAACGGGTATGGCGAATCTTTCTCATCGAAGTGGTTTAAGCCAGCAAAGGAACGGTGCTGGATCTCAAGCACCTATACCCCCACCAAGAACTTGCGAAAAGCacaaacaaccaaacaaacagcACTCAGTGGATCAGCAACAgtatcaacaacagcaacaacaacaacagccataTCAATTAAAATCAACAAGTACCACACAGAAGCCACACAAGTCTGGCAAACATTGCTATGGGCATTCCTGCAATCCTTGCATTGGCCATTTTAAATGGAAGTCGGCAGAAAAGGCAGCCGCTACAGCGAGCGCTGCAGTGAGCGGTGCGGGTGGCGCTGGTGTCGCCAGTGGTAATGGTAATAATGGCAATTTTGACAATGTCAGCTTAGATGCATACGACTTGGCTAGTCCTTGCTGTGACGCACATTGTGTGCCAACGCGTCGCCGAACCCGTCACAAAGAACACACGCACAAGCATAAACATCGTGATCGTGAACGTGATTCAAAAGATCGTCAGCAGAGGCCCAAATCACAGACATCGCACACCTCTCCCGGTACCACGAGGCATCATatgcatcatcatcaccatcacaCAACACAAGATATgttgcaacagcagcagcagcagcagcagcaacagcaacagcaacagcagctgccacatcatcatcaccatcatttaccgccacaacagcagcagcagcagcagcaacaaactCACGGTGCTTGTGATTCACATAATGGCAGTATACGTTCGCGTTATTTCGATTTGACAACAGGTCTAATGAGCCATTGTAGCTTACACTCGTGCACCTCTAGTGAGTTTCCGCCAGCTGATTCTACTTCTTACACTACATCGCTTAGTACGGACACTTTGTATTGGGATCCAAACAGCGAGCACACTGCATCTCGCCAGCATTCCACCAAATCCCGACAGTCTTATCAACCACAAACGCAACAACATGCACAACAATCACAAAGGCCGCAACATCAACAGCATTCACATCATCAACAACAGCCGGCAGCGCATGTGCACGGCGTCTATCAGCAACGATATCATATAACCGCTACACAGGTTCAACCTTCACAGATTTATCCACAAGCAAGTTACGTGCAAAAACCGAAATCCTGGGATAATCTAACAACGAAAGCAGTGAGCGGTTATGGTTTTGGGTATGGCTACTTGGATACGGTAACTGTGAAACCGACAATGAAATTGCAAATCGCGCAACAACGCCATTCCATACCACGCAAGAATCCTTACGGCCGATATTCAACTTACACTGATGTAGAAAATTATGCGCCACCACCTTCACAGTTTGTTGAAGAACTGATTActaccacaacaacaacgaaaattaTGGCTAAATCAACGGAGGAGTTGATTGCAGCTCCTGTACAACAGACACCATGCGATTGTATGACGAAACAGCAGCAACAGGCGCTCAAAGCAGCCCAATATCAATTGAATCAGGCAGCAAAGGTATCGCATCACAATAGTTGTCAAATGGGATACTATTCACATCTGCCGCGACCAACTCAAGATGCAGGCACTTCGACTGTGCAGACTACGACAACTGGTGCATCGGGAGATGTTGCGACAGTATCCGAAGTGACAAGATTGTAG
- the LOC129240359 gene encoding nitrilase and fragile histidine triad fusion protein NitFhit-like: MSCHRQLFEFMVGKVTKHHFLWNNLSIRMSSNQSSKVIAIGQMCATNNKADNMRQVEELFAKAKMQCATFLFLPECCDFVGEHRKQTLELSEPLDGATMNKYKELAKTHRMWLSLGGIHESILDENKCKTEKIYNTHVLLNDIGEVVSFYRKLHLFDVETEEMRFRESDVVNPGTHMVPPVNTPIGLLGMQICYDLRFGEASSILRKSGAQVLTYPSAFAYSTGKAHWEILLRARAIENQCYVIAAAQIGAHNSKRTSWGHGLIVDPWGKVLANCENENLAVATAEIDLNKNASVRRNMPVLHHKRNDVYSLTAFGMGIIDITQDWKFANNTIRKETIFYETEHCFAFTNLRCVVKGHVLVSTKREMKRLDNLLCHEMCDLFCTVCKIQRMLEDFYGTTSATVTVQDGPDAGQTVPHVHFHIMPRRPGDFSENDHIYTRMDDRCLDQPDRSIEDRIAEAQKYRDFIKRQY; the protein is encoded by the coding sequence ATGTCTTGCCATCGACAATTGTTTGAATTTATGGTTGGAAAAGTAACCAAACACCATTTTCTTTGGAACAACCTTTCGATAAGAATGTCTTCAAATCAATCATCCAAGGTTATCGCTATTGGGCAGATGTGTGCCACAAATAACAAAGCGGACAATATGCGGCAAGTTGAAGAATTATttgcaaaagcaaaaatgcaGTGTGCAACATTCTTATTCTTGCCGGAATGCTGCGACTTTGTCGGTGAGCATCGTAAGCAAACACTGGAGTTGTCAGAACCTTTGGACGGTGCTactatgaataaatataaagagTTGGCTAAAACTCATAGAATGTGGTTATCCTTGGGTGGTATACATGAATCCATACTCgatgaaaataaatgtaaaacggaaaaaatatacaacacGCATGTGTTGCTTAACGATATTGGTGAGGTGGTAAGCTTCTATCGCAAACTGCATCTCTTTGATGTTGAAACAGAAGAAATGCGTTTTCGGGAATCTGATGTAGTTAATCCAGGCACGCATATGGTTCCCCCTGTAAACACACCCATCGGCTTGTTGGGAATGCAAATATGTTACGATTTACGGTTTGGTGAGGCTAGTTCTATTTTACGAAAGTCTGGAGCGCAAGTACTTACTTATCCCTCAGCATTCGCGTACTCAACAGGCAAAGCACATTGGGAAATTCTTTTACGCGCACGAGCTATTGAAAACCAATGTTATGTCATCGCTGCCGCTCAAATTGGTGCACACAACTCTAAACGCACTAGTTGGGGCCACGGTTTAATAGTAGATCCTTGGGGCAAAGTGCTGGCCAATTGCGAAAATGAAAACTTGGCTGTAGCAACGGCGGAAATTGATCTGAACAAAAACGCTTCTGTTCGAAGAAATATGCCAGTACTTCACCATAAGCGCAATGATGTGTACTCATTAACAGCCTTTGGCATGGGAATTATAGATATTACTCAGGATTGGAAATTTGCCAACAATACCATACGAAAAGAAACCATTTTCTACGAAACAGAACACTGCTTCGCGTTTACTAATTTGCGTTGTGTAGTGAAGGGTCATGTTTTGGTTTCCACAAAGCGAGAGATGAAACGCCTAGACAATTTGTTGTGCCACGAAATGTGTGACCTGTTTTGTACGGTTTGTAAAATACAGCGTATGCTAGAAGATTTCTATGGAACAACCTCAGCAACAGTAACAGTTCAAGATGGACCGGATGCCGGTCAAACAGTGCCGCATGTGCATTTCCACATAATGCCTCGACGACCAGGTGATTTCAGTGAAAATGATCATATTTATACACGTATGGACGATCGATGCTTGGACCAACCAGACCGTTCGATAGAGGATCGTATAGCAGAGGCTCAGAAGTACcgtgattttattaaaagacAATATTGA
- the LOC129240404 gene encoding U6 snRNA-associated Sm-like protein LSm5 has protein sequence MTAVPPPSNVSTLLPLELVDKCIGSRIHIIMKNDKEMVGTLLGFDDFVNMLLNDVTEYENTPEGRRITKLDQILLNGNNITMLVPGGDIPE, from the exons atgacTGCAGTGCCTCCGCCTTCGAATGTATCCACATTGTTACCACTCG AATTGGTGGACAAATGCATAGGCTCTCGCATACACATTATCATGAAGAATGATAAAGAGATGGTTGGTACCTTGTTGGGGTTTGACGACTTCGTGAATATGTTATTAAATGATGTAACGGAATATGAAAATACGCCGGAAGGTCGTCGTATAACCAAACTCGATCAAATACTTCTCAATGGCAATAATATAACAATG TTAGTCCCTGGCGGCGATATACCGGAGTGA
- the LOC129240402 gene encoding uncharacterized protein C3orf38 homolog, translated as MPITDREKLGIVDFLVKEEQNVPVLLQVARSVTKNICDVATTHEALDYVYVQVGDTLTLLNKRLITREMIFKYLHQRKIQVNADFTKGALISKILEYWNSKSESNNDFALLNDSNTTTSKQFLHKVNENTFNTAISDSISGSNEANDNEPRYPIHLLARKFTEWFFNNLNKEGLKVEDFWSDSQLQLRIAATDQINDYECAGANEVIVNILRSKEQFGFYFNPNLTHAGVQGRMNVHGLVLVLACGTLHTEQNCVGVFECTFGLLRDPFSENNWKVKTMQCVLRSQAAAMMPSLCDSETLVESLGLPIPEGEIT; from the exons atGCCAATCACTGATCGTGAGAAACTTGGTATTGTTGATTTTTTGGTAAAGGAAGAGCAAAATGTACCGGTATTATTACAAGTGGCCAGAAGTGTGACAAAGAACATTTGCGATGTGGCGACAACGCATG AAGCACTGGACTACGTGTATGTACAGGTTGGCGATACACTAACTTTGTTAAATAAGCGGCTTATAACTCGGGAAATGatatttaaatacttacatCAGCGGAAAATTCAAGTGAATGCAGATTTTACCAAGGGCGCTTTAATTagcaaaattttagaatattggAATTCCAAATCCGAGTCTAACAATGATTTCGCATTACTTAATGACAGTAATACCACCActagcaaacaatttttacataaagtaaatgaaaatactTTCAACACAGCCATCAGCGATAGTATATCTGGCTCAAACGAAGCGAACGACAATGAACCTCGGTATCCCATCCATTTATTGGCACGAAAATTTACTGAATGGTTTTTCAACAATCTTAATAAAGAAGGCTTAAAAGTTGAGGATTTTTGGTCAGATTCTCAACTGCAATTGAGAATAGCTGCCACAGATCAAATCAACGATTATGAGTGTGCCGGTGCAAATGAAGTGATAGTGAATATTTTACGATCGAAAGAGCAATTTGGCTTCTATTTCAATCCGAACCTCACTCATGCTGGCGTTCAAGGACGAATGAATGTGCACGGGCTAGTGTTGGTATTGGCATGTGGTACCCTTCATACGGAGCAGAATTGCGTTGGCGTATTTGAGTGTACATTTGGCCTCCTACGAGACCCATTTTCCGAAAACAACTGGAAGGTGAAAACAATGCAATGTGTATTACGTAGTCAGGCAGCAGCAATGATGCCCAGTTTGTGTGACAGTGAAACTCTTGTAGAATCACTTGGCTTACCGATACCGGAAGGAGAAATTACGTAG